The sequence CAATGATAATTATTTTCATAGTTTCGAATTTTACAATTAGGCCGGGTTTCGCGAAGGTCAAACACCTCTTCGGATGAGGGAAAGCAGGATGGACACAACTGCCAAAACCAACAGAATATGGATCAGGCCGGTGGCGCTGTATACAAATACACCCAGGAGCCAGCCAATGATTAATACTACGGCTACGATATACAGTAAGTTTCTCATGATTGTTAATTAAGATGGTGAAGAGAATTGTTTAGGTGTTTATTAAAACCACATGCCTGAAAAAACATGTGGAAATATGACTGAAAATGGATAAAGGGGCTAATTAATGTGGAATAATTTCCCCAACCAGGTTAGTAATACTGGATCAGCGCAATGTGTTCGAAGTTGTCCAGTATCCCGTTTCCTACAAACTCAACATCTCCGCCGTTGGCCAAAACTTTTTCAATTACATCATCCACGGCATCTTTAATAAAAAACGCATTGGCAGGCTGGTTTGCGGCGGTTATGGTCCCTTCTTCCCCGGTCTTCCGGGCCTGGTACATATAGTTCTTTTCTACCACCAGCAGGTGTCCTTTTTTATGGTCAGCTTCCGTCCAGACTTTATCGATACCGATAGCTAGTTTTCCTGCACTCCGGGCCGCATCCAATCGTTGTAACAATTCAGTTTCCTTAACATGCTTCCAGTCCGTGATATATGGCTCGAGCTTTTCCTTCAGCTCAGTTTCTGTTAATTCTTCATAATTGCCGTGGATATACTGAATGATCTTCTCACCATTATGGGTAATTTTTTTGAATAGGCCGGCTACAGTCACATCGCCCATGATCAGGACCGGCAAGGGGTAGGCGTTAAGTAATAGACCAAGACCGGTATCTATATGCCGGAGGAATTTTTCCAGGACAATATGGTGTCTTTCATGTTCATCGGTAAAGTTGGCCACTTTCCCGGGAATTTCATTTACATAGGCCGCAACATGATCGGGGGTGTTGATCACCAGTTTGATGAAACTTTTTGAATTGCCCAAATAAGTATGGGCTGCTTTTTTTGAAAGTACCAGGACCAGGTATTTGTGTATTTCCTTCTTGCTGTAAATAAGGTCCCTGATTTCAAAGGAATCGTCGATGATGATCTTTTCCTCCACCGGGATATCCAGGTAATAAATTTTTTCCACGACTGGTGATACAAAGATGGCTATGCTTTTTTTGTGTGTGGTGTAATTCAGGTTTTTTACCAATTCCCTGATCTTCAGTATAACGGGCATCGCCTTCTCTTCGGGATAGTTTTTCAATAATTCACCTTCCACTTTTCCCGACAAGATTTTCAACTTGTAGGTCAGTTCATCCTTTGCATTCATTTTTGGTTCAAAGGGAAAAATGATGGATACGCATGGCAGGTATTTCACGCCCTGTAGCACTTCTTCAAACTCTTTGTATTTCTTATTCGGCATGTCCGCTAAATTTTAGTTTTTTATTTTACACCAGCCATTTTCCTTTTAACTGGTAGGCAATCAGAATGGTGAGGATTCCCAATAAGACATAGATAATTTGCACCCAAAAAACCGTATGGATAATATACACCTGGCAAATAATCCATCCGCAGGTAATGACACCTGCCAGGATGCTTCGGTTGCAGCTGTTGGGCCGGTTCAGGATATTTTGTCCAAGTGCCAGCAGGTTGGTACCGCCCACTGCCACAGCGAGGATTATCCCGGGAATAAGGAAGTTGTTGAATGGTGACCCATCCAGCAGTGTGGTGTCAAGTTGAAACAATCGGCCACCTGGCTGGATCATTAATACGATGCCGGATATAGTGGCAGTAAGGCCAACAAACGCATGAATTATGTTCAGGATTGTTTTCATGATCTTTTATATAATCCGATGATTTCACCAAATCCGATGATATGTCCGTTCATTGCTTTTTCCAGCTCCGGTTTTCCGGCAGATGTGGGGATATCCAATAAGTCATCCAGGGCATATACCTTAAAATGGTAATGATGGGTTCCTGATGGCGGGCAAGGGCCACCATACCCGCTTTGCCTGAAGTCGTTCATGCCTTCAATACCATGGCATTCGTTTTCTTTCAGGTGGTGTGTCACCGGGATGTTCCAGGCGACCCAATGCACCCATGTGCCACCTGGCGCATCCGGGTCATCTGTGATCAGTGCAAGGCATTTCGTTGCCGGTGGAAAACTTTTGACAGCCAGGGGCGGACTGCTGTTTTTTCCATCGCAGGTATGCTTTGCGGGAATTGATCCACCGGGTATAAAAGCCGCGGAACTCAATTCCAAAGTGGCAATATCAGGGGCCTTCGCCCGGTTCGGGAATTTCATATGGCGGTGGGTTTTCGAATGGATCTTCCTCGGGAATAATATCCGGGTCATCATCCGGGATAACCGGCTCCTCGGGTTCTATCCGCGGATGTGTTTCCGGTATTTTTTCCGGTGAAGGAATTTCAGCCGGCTGGCCGGGTATTTTTTTCTTTATCATTTTTTCTGTTTAAACACCAAAGGGATAGGTTTCCGGAACCTGGGATCCATCGGGTGAAATATGAATAGGGTGAAGGGCATGGGTTTCATCCAGGTAAATAAAGGCGTCGTAGCGCAAGGGCAAAATGGTGGGCACATAGTTGCCGTATTGCTCATAGGCAGGATTATACACCACGCCAACGGCCCGGTGGCCAATATGGTTTTCCATCAGGGTATCATTACCAATAAAATCCTGCATCAACAGGAGCTTGTTGGTATTACCGGCTTTGTGCAGGAGGTCTTCCCAGCTGGATGGCCTTGCTTCCGGCAAATGCATGGACTGCATGTCAGCGCCCCATTTCCTGCCGGCCATAACCGTTCCGGTGTAGGACCCGAAGCCAACCAGCACAACACCTTTGTCCTGGTGTTTTATCCGCGCTATTTCACCGATGTTGAACATGCCTTCATCAACCATATCTGTGGCCCTGGCATCGCCAATATGTGTGTTATGTGCCCATACGATGATCTTCGAATTTTCACCATGAAAATTCAGCAGCCTGTCCAGCGTGTCGGCCATGTGCCGGTCACGCACATTCCAGCTGTGGGGGCCGCCCTGGATCATGGTACGGTAGTATTTTTCTGCATTCACGGTGATCAGCGCATTTTGTTCCGTGCTGAATACATTCTCCACATCAGAATTATAATTAATGGCCTTTTTCTGGATCTCTTTTAAAAGGTGCAATACCTCAGTTTCGCATAATTCCGGCACATACCGGCTGGCTTCTGCATAGGACCGGCCTTCATCTTTCTGGAAAGGTTCGAAACAGCGGAATGCTTCCTGTGCTAACACTAATGCGGCTTTATCTGTTTTTTCCAGGTAATGCATAATGCTTTCCATGCTTTCCCAGAGGCTGTATACATCCAGGCCATAGAAGCCGGCTTTTTTATTGGCGGGCCGCCCGGTATTAAACTGTACCATCCAGTCCGCCAATGCAACGATTTCCCAGTTGGCCCACATCCAGGTAGGCCACCTGTCGAAAGTTTCCAATACTTTAAAAGCACTTTTATTAGCAGGGTCAAGCCCTTTTACAAAACGGTTCAGTCGATAGCAATCCGGCCAGTCACCTTCAACAGCAATACAATTGAATCCTTTTTCTTCTATCAGTTTTTTGGAAATATGGGCACGCCAGGTATAATACTCATGTGTGCCATGACTAGCTTCACCAAGCATCACGATCCTTGCATCACCAATTTTTTCAAAAAGCGGCTGCAGGTCTGCTTTACTTTTCAGCGGGTAAGCCCATTGCCTGATGGCACTTATGGTTTCATTCTCATCCAAAGCGGTGGCTTTGGTAAAATAGTGTCCCATAATTAATCGTTGATTTATATACGCTCTCCAAAGCAACAATTTTACAGCATCTTATCGCCTGCTTTTCGTCAAGCGGTTTATTGATTCTTATCAGTATATACAAAAGATTGATCATACCCGAATTGAGTTTGATGACTGTCATTATATGTTGTGATACCAGTCATTGCTGCGGAATCCAGGTAAGCATAATTTTATTGGAATAAAATCTGATTGCGATGACAACAGAACAACAAACGGTGTGTACACTGCATAACCTGCTGGACTATGATGCCAAGAAATTCACCAGTGCTGAGATTTTGCTCCAGCGCCATTTGCCGGATTGGATCCTGCATGCAGATTCCCTGAAGTTAAAAACGGTATTACAGAAATACCTTGGTTTTGTGGAGCAGCATGTTAAAATGCTGGAGGGTTTTTTTGAATCGGAGCAGATCAGTTCGATCAGTACCAGTAACCGGGTCATGCAGGCTTTTATTGATGAAGCCGCTGCGAAAATGGCGGTGTGTGCAGATGCTGCGATTAAGGATGCCTGCCTGCTGGCTTCCATTCAGGCCATCAATCATTTTAAGATCAGCATGTATGGTACAGCTGCAGCCTTTGCCAAAGCATTGGGCATGGAAGAGCAGGCTGCCATCTTTTACAAGGCCGAGGTAGAGGAGAAGCAGATCGATGACCGGTTGTCGCAGCTAGCAGAACATGAAGTGAATATTCACGCTAAAACTCCCGTAGTGTTGCCGGGCTAAAAACATCAAGTATGGAATTCAGGGCCTACGAGGAAGTGGAAATACCCAGCGGGAAAGTAACCTTGAAGGGAGACCTGGTCATTCCCGAAACTGCCCGTGCCATTGTGGTTTTTTCGCATGGCAGTGGAAGCAGCCGGTTCAGTACAAGGAACCAGGCAGTTGCGCGGTACCTGATCCAAAAAAATTTCGGCACTTTATTGTTCGATTTATTAACGCCGGAAGAAGATGTGCAATACCAAAATCGTTTTGATATAGACCTGCTTACCACCAGGCTGGCTGATGCCACCAGGTGGCTCGCTAAACTGCCGGCGGCTAAAGATTGCGCTATCGGCTATTTTGGTGCCAGTACAGGGGCAGCTTCAGCTTTGAAGGCGGCGGCCCTGATTCCGTCCGTTTGCGCAGTAGTATCCAGGGGTGGCAGGCCCGACCTGGCTGCGGACAGCCTGCCAAAGGTGAAGGCCCCGGTTTTATTGATCGTGGGCAGCCTGGATGAAGAAGTGATCGTCCTGAACCGCATGGCCTACGAAGAATTGGGTGGTGAAAAAAAACTGGAGATCGTTGCAGGGGCCACCCATCTTTTTGAAGAGCCGGGAAAATTAGACATTGTTGCCGCGCTGGCGGCGAAATGGTTTGAAAAATATACACAACCTGAGTATGTTCCGGGATAGAAAAGCTGCCGGCATTGATCTGGCGAAGAAGTTAACTGAATACAGGCATGATCCGGGCATTGTATTAGCAGTACCCCGGGGTGGTGTTCCTGTTGCCTATGCGGTGGCGAAGGAACTGGATTTCCCGATGGACCTGGTACTGACCAAAAAGATCGGCCATCCTTTGAACAGGGAATATGCCATTGGGGCCGCCAGCCTTACGGATTATTTTGTGGTGCCGCATGATGATGTTTCTGATGAATATATTGAAAAGGAATTACTCAGGGTCAGGACGCGGCTGAAAGAAATGCAGGTTAGGTTCAGGGGTGACCGGGCGCCGGAAAAGCTGGAAGGCAAAACAGTGATCATCGTAGACGATGGTATTGCAACGGGAAATACTATACTGGGGACAGTCCGGCTTTTAAAAAAAAGCCATCCGGCCAAGATTATAATTGCGGTGCCTGTGGCATCACGGAGCGCCATTCATAAGTTATCCAAAGAAGCAGATGCAGTTATTTCTTTACTTGTTCCCACAGAATTCTTTGGTGTGGGGGCATTTTATGAAAATTTTGAGCAGGTAAGTGATGAGGAAGTGGACGAATACCTGGATAAGTTCCGGCAATGGCGGAAAATGGCGACCTGATGAAAATCATGGTTTTCCATTATACAGGTCAATTCCCCGGTTTTATCCAATCGGTAACTTAGTAGTCTAAAATAAATATCCATGGATACTAGCTTGTTTGCCGAAAAAGATTACACGGTTTATCCGGGGGAATATGTTCCCATGCCAGAAACTGAAATGCTGTTTGATGCTTTGCGTCACGGGGCAGTGCCGGTTATCTCCTCATTACCACTAAATATGGATGAGTATGAGGATTGTTACAAAGTAGAAGTGTCGTTACCTGGTGTGCGGCGCGATGAAATTTTGATCCAGTTGAATGAAGATCGTTTGTCCATTGCCGTCATGCAAAAAAATGAACAGGTGGGCGACCCCAGGAAGATACAGATGCATGAATTTATGCCTGGCCCGGTAGAACGAAAACTGGTTTTGCCTGAAATAGTTGACGTTGAATTTGTAAGTGCATCCTACAGGGAGGGTATCTTGTACATTCACTTGCCCAAGACATCCACACCATCCGGTTCCAGTAATCATTTGGTAGTGGTATATTAAAGTACGCCAATGCAGATACCTTTTACGTTCCCGTACACAGCAGCTCCGGCATATCAAAAAAAAGTGGCCTATTTCTGTATGGAATACGGCATTCACCAGCCCCTCAAAATATATGCAGGCGGATTGGGTTTCCTGGCCGGTTCATACCTGCGGAGCGCGTATGAATTGCAACAGAATATGGTGGGCATCGGCATTTTATGGAAGTATGGGTATTATGATCAGGTAAGGAAACAGGACCAGTCGATGGATGTACTGTTTGCAGAAAAAAATTACGGGTTCCTGGAACCAACTGGCATCAAGTTTACGATCAGGGTTTCCCGCCATGATGTTTGGGTTACGGCATTTTACCTACCACCTGATATCTTCAATACGGCCCCTTTATTTTTACTCAGTACAGACCTGGAAGAGAATGATTACCTCGCCAAAACTATTTCCCATAAATTGTATGATTCCAATCCGGAAACAAGGATAGCATCGGCCATCCTTCTCGGGGCCGGCGGCGCGCGGTTGCTGGAGGAATTAGGCTGGGTGCCAGATACCTATCACCTGAATGAATCGCACGCATTGCCACTGGCTTTTTATTTGTACGCCAAATACAAGAATACCGATGCAATAAAAAAGCAATTGGTCTTTACCAATCACACACCTGAACCTTCCGGGAACCAGCGTACCAACCTGGGATTCCTCGAAAAAATGGGTTTTTTCTGTGAGGTGCCCCTTACTGAAATTAGCGCCATTGCCGCGGTAGCGGGGCAGGACCTCGACCATACGGCCACTGCTTTGCGGTTGAGCGGGAAGGCCAACGGGGTTTCTAAAATGCACCATGGAACCTTATCGCGCTTGTGGACAAAACAGGAAGGTGCCTGTAAGATCGGGTCCATCACCAAT comes from Flavihumibacter fluvii and encodes:
- a CDS encoding lmo0937 family membrane protein, which produces MRNLLYIVAVVLIIGWLLGVFVYSATGLIHILLVLAVVSILLSLIRRGV
- the glgP gene encoding alpha-glucan family phosphorylase, with the protein product MQIPFTFPYTAAPAYQKKVAYFCMEYGIHQPLKIYAGGLGFLAGSYLRSAYELQQNMVGIGILWKYGYYDQVRKQDQSMDVLFAEKNYGFLEPTGIKFTIRVSRHDVWVTAFYLPPDIFNTAPLFLLSTDLEENDYLAKTISHKLYDSNPETRIASAILLGAGGARLLEELGWVPDTYHLNESHALPLAFYLYAKYKNTDAIKKQLVFTNHTPEPSGNQRTNLGFLEKMGFFCEVPLTEISAIAAVAGQDLDHTATALRLSGKANGVSKMHHGTLSRLWTKQEGACKIGSITNAQNFTYWHNKEMYRALHDNDDRGLVQEKLKGKSLLFEEVADQNGEIYDERICTIVFAKRFAGYKRADLFFQDMDRFHRLVTNKERPVQIIWAGKPYPVDYAAIGVFDKVVNICKTYTNCSILVGYELKLSKILKQGADVWLNVPRLTHEASGTSGMTAAMNGSVNVGLPDGWLPEFARDKINSFVVPPCDPGLPDHEQDDLDAASLYKLLETEVLPMFYDYPDRWLGIMKNSMTDIIPQFDSNRMAREYYDQIYT
- a CDS encoding phosphoribosyltransferase; the encoded protein is MFRDRKAAGIDLAKKLTEYRHDPGIVLAVPRGGVPVAYAVAKELDFPMDLVLTKKIGHPLNREYAIGAASLTDYFVVPHDDVSDEYIEKELLRVRTRLKEMQVRFRGDRAPEKLEGKTVIIVDDGIATGNTILGTVRLLKKSHPAKIIIAVPVASRSAIHKLSKEADAVISLLVPTEFFGVGAFYENFEQVSDEEVDEYLDKFRQWRKMAT
- a CDS encoding ferritin-like domain-containing protein, producing the protein MTTEQQTVCTLHNLLDYDAKKFTSAEILLQRHLPDWILHADSLKLKTVLQKYLGFVEQHVKMLEGFFESEQISSISTSNRVMQAFIDEAAAKMAVCADAAIKDACLLASIQAINHFKISMYGTAAAFAKALGMEEQAAIFYKAEVEEKQIDDRLSQLAEHEVNIHAKTPVVLPG
- a CDS encoding YbhB/YbcL family Raf kinase inhibitor-like protein, which codes for MKFPNRAKAPDIATLELSSAAFIPGGSIPAKHTCDGKNSSPPLAVKSFPPATKCLALITDDPDAPGGTWVHWVAWNIPVTHHLKENECHGIEGMNDFRQSGYGGPCPPSGTHHYHFKVYALDDLLDIPTSAGKPELEKAMNGHIIGFGEIIGLYKRS
- a CDS encoding Hsp20/alpha crystallin family protein, with amino-acid sequence MDTSLFAEKDYTVYPGEYVPMPETEMLFDALRHGAVPVISSLPLNMDEYEDCYKVEVSLPGVRRDEILIQLNEDRLSIAVMQKNEQVGDPRKIQMHEFMPGPVERKLVLPEIVDVEFVSASYREGILYIHLPKTSTPSGSSNHLVVVY
- a CDS encoding erythromycin esterase family protein — protein: MGHYFTKATALDENETISAIRQWAYPLKSKADLQPLFEKIGDARIVMLGEASHGTHEYYTWRAHISKKLIEEKGFNCIAVEGDWPDCYRLNRFVKGLDPANKSAFKVLETFDRWPTWMWANWEIVALADWMVQFNTGRPANKKAGFYGLDVYSLWESMESIMHYLEKTDKAALVLAQEAFRCFEPFQKDEGRSYAEASRYVPELCETEVLHLLKEIQKKAINYNSDVENVFSTEQNALITVNAEKYYRTMIQGGPHSWNVRDRHMADTLDRLLNFHGENSKIIVWAHNTHIGDARATDMVDEGMFNIGEIARIKHQDKGVVLVGFGSYTGTVMAGRKWGADMQSMHLPEARPSSWEDLLHKAGNTNKLLLMQDFIGNDTLMENHIGHRAVGVVYNPAYEQYGNYVPTILPLRYDAFIYLDETHALHPIHISPDGSQVPETYPFGV
- a CDS encoding dienelactone hydrolase family protein, encoding MEFRAYEEVEIPSGKVTLKGDLVIPETARAIVVFSHGSGSSRFSTRNQAVARYLIQKNFGTLLFDLLTPEEDVQYQNRFDIDLLTTRLADATRWLAKLPAAKDCAIGYFGASTGAASALKAAALIPSVCAVVSRGGRPDLAADSLPKVKAPVLLIVGSLDEEVIVLNRMAYEELGGEKKLEIVAGATHLFEEPGKLDIVAALAAKWFEKYTQPEYVPG